In one Achromobacter spanius genomic region, the following are encoded:
- the glmU gene encoding bifunctional UDP-N-acetylglucosamine diphosphorylase/glucosamine-1-phosphate N-acetyltransferase GlmU, translating into MLNVVILAAGLGKRMQSDLPKVLHTLAGKPMLAHVLDSARQLKPARIIVVVGHGADRVKQAFAGQADLHFVLQQPQQGTGHAVQQAVPVLLEGDGKDDVTLVLYGDVPLVQPDTLQRLLEARGQGAAVLTEVLDDSTGYGRIVRDDKGNVCRIVEHKDASEAEHAIKEVNTGILTAPTAKLKDWLSRIDNKNAQGEYYLTDVVGLAVVDKVPVGAAQPGAGWETLGVNSRVQQAELERRFQGEHARRQLEAGVTLADPARFDVRGTLTCGRDVFIDVGCVFEGKVTLADGVRVGPHCVLRDVTVGAGTQIEAFSHLQQAEVGQDARVGPYARLRPGAELGDRSHVGNFVEIKKSVLGADSKANHLAYIGDADIGQRVNVGAGTITCNYDGVNKHRTVIEDDAFIGSDTQLVAPVRVGRGATLGAGTTLTRDAPADKLTVSRAKQITVEGWQRPAKKS; encoded by the coding sequence ATGCTTAATGTAGTGATCCTCGCCGCCGGACTGGGCAAACGCATGCAGTCCGACCTTCCCAAAGTCTTGCACACGCTGGCCGGCAAACCCATGCTGGCACATGTGCTGGACAGCGCGCGCCAGTTGAAGCCCGCGCGCATCATCGTTGTGGTGGGCCACGGCGCGGATCGCGTCAAACAGGCTTTTGCAGGCCAGGCGGATCTGCACTTCGTGTTGCAGCAGCCGCAACAAGGCACGGGCCACGCGGTGCAGCAAGCCGTGCCGGTGCTGCTGGAAGGCGATGGCAAGGACGACGTTACGCTGGTGCTGTACGGCGACGTGCCGCTGGTACAGCCCGACACGCTGCAACGCCTGCTGGAAGCGCGAGGCCAGGGCGCCGCCGTGCTGACCGAAGTGCTGGACGATTCCACCGGCTATGGCCGCATCGTGCGTGATGACAAGGGCAACGTGTGCCGCATCGTCGAACACAAAGATGCGTCGGAAGCCGAACACGCCATCAAGGAAGTGAACACCGGCATTCTGACTGCGCCGACGGCCAAGCTGAAAGATTGGCTGAGCCGTATCGACAACAAGAACGCGCAAGGCGAGTACTACCTGACCGACGTGGTCGGCCTGGCCGTGGTCGACAAGGTGCCGGTGGGCGCGGCGCAACCCGGCGCGGGTTGGGAAACGCTGGGCGTGAACAGCCGCGTGCAGCAAGCCGAGCTGGAACGCCGCTTTCAGGGCGAGCACGCCCGTCGCCAACTTGAAGCCGGCGTGACGCTGGCCGACCCCGCCCGCTTTGATGTGCGCGGCACGCTCACTTGCGGGCGCGACGTATTCATTGACGTGGGCTGCGTGTTCGAAGGCAAGGTCACGCTGGCTGACGGCGTGCGCGTGGGTCCGCACTGCGTGCTGCGCGACGTGACCGTGGGCGCGGGCACGCAGATCGAGGCATTCAGCCATTTGCAGCAAGCCGAAGTGGGCCAGGATGCACGCGTGGGCCCGTATGCCCGCCTGCGTCCGGGCGCTGAATTGGGCGACCGCAGCCACGTCGGCAACTTCGTCGAAATAAAGAAGAGCGTGCTGGGCGCCGACAGCAAGGCCAACCACCTGGCCTACATCGGCGACGCCGACATTGGCCAGCGCGTGAACGTGGGCGCGGGCACCATCACCTGCAACTACGACGGCGTGAACAAGCACCGCACCGTCATCGAAGACGACGCCTTCATCGGTTCGGATACGCAGTTGGTGGCGCCGGTGCGCGTGGGCCGGGGGGCAACCCTGGGCGCGGGCACCACCCTGACCCGCGACGCGCCGGCCGACAAGCTGACGGTGTCGCGCGCCAAGCAGATCACCGTTGAGGGTTGGCAGCGTCCCGCGAAGAAGTCGTGA
- a CDS encoding MFS transporter, translating to MAENDAGKAALPDGLPAPRRYWAAATVMTGISLSVLDTTIANVALPTISVDLNASPAQAVWIVNAYNLAVVMTLLPLSALAERIGFRRMFTFGLILFTLASLGCALAGTLWQLTAARVFQGVGAATLMCMFGGLVRNIYPLHMLGRGISINATTVAVMSVLGPTIGSAILSVAPWPWIFAVNLPICVLAMFGLRHLPEVPRNDVKLDWVSVLLCMATLGVFISGVDMMGQDLLRGIGLVAIASVAGWVLVRRASKQPAPLVPVDLLRIRPLAFAVGASACTFAAQMASYVALPFYFQQVLGRPYLEVGLLMGAWPVGTALIAPLAGRLSDRYSAATLSGVGAATMVAGMLWLTLLPASVSNWPIVAGMFVAGVGFGFFQTPNNRAMLSAAPRARSGAAGGLQATTRVFGQSFGTALVAIAFSISLAHGPGLALVLGTICAALAVVVNTVRFNKLRV from the coding sequence ATGGCGGAGAACGACGCCGGCAAGGCCGCCCTGCCTGACGGCCTGCCCGCGCCGCGCCGTTACTGGGCGGCTGCCACGGTCATGACAGGCATCAGCCTGTCGGTGCTGGACACCACCATCGCCAACGTGGCGCTGCCCACGATTTCCGTGGACCTCAACGCCTCGCCCGCCCAGGCAGTGTGGATCGTCAACGCCTACAACCTGGCGGTGGTGATGACGCTGCTGCCCTTGTCGGCGCTGGCCGAGCGCATCGGCTTTCGCCGCATGTTCACCTTCGGCCTGATCCTGTTCACTCTGGCATCGCTGGGCTGTGCGCTGGCCGGCACCTTGTGGCAGTTGACCGCCGCGCGCGTTTTCCAGGGCGTGGGCGCCGCCACGCTGATGTGCATGTTCGGCGGCCTGGTGCGCAATATCTATCCGCTGCACATGCTGGGCCGGGGCATCAGCATCAACGCCACCACGGTGGCCGTGATGTCGGTGCTGGGGCCCACCATCGGCTCCGCCATTCTGTCGGTGGCGCCGTGGCCCTGGATCTTCGCCGTCAACCTGCCCATCTGCGTGCTGGCCATGTTCGGCCTGCGCCATCTGCCCGAAGTGCCGCGCAACGATGTGAAGCTGGACTGGGTCAGCGTGCTGCTCTGCATGGCGACGCTGGGCGTGTTCATTTCCGGCGTCGACATGATGGGCCAGGACCTGCTGCGTGGTATCGGCCTGGTGGCCATTGCGTCGGTGGCGGGCTGGGTGCTGGTGCGCCGCGCCAGCAAGCAGCCGGCGCCCTTGGTGCCGGTGGACCTGCTGCGCATCCGCCCGCTGGCGTTCGCGGTGGGCGCGTCCGCCTGTACCTTCGCCGCGCAGATGGCGTCGTATGTGGCCCTGCCGTTCTACTTCCAGCAGGTGCTGGGCCGGCCGTACCTGGAAGTGGGCTTGCTGATGGGCGCCTGGCCCGTGGGCACGGCGCTTATCGCCCCGCTGGCTGGCCGCCTGTCCGACCGCTATTCCGCCGCCACCCTAAGCGGCGTGGGGGCGGCAACCATGGTGGCCGGCATGCTCTGGCTGACCCTGCTGCCGGCCTCGGTGTCGAATTGGCCCATCGTGGCCGGCATGTTCGTGGCGGGCGTGGGCTTTGGCTTCTTTCAGACGCCGAATAACCGCGCCATGCTATCGGCCGCGCCCCGCGCGCGTAGCGGGGCGGCGGGCGGCCTGCAAGCCACCACCCGCGTGTTCGGGCAAAGCTTCGGCACCGCGCTGGTGGCCATCGCGTTCAGCATCAGCCTGGCGCACGGGCCGGGACTGGCGCTGGTGCTGGGCACGATATGCGCGGCCTTGGCGGTGGTGGTGAATACCGTCCGATTCAACAAATTACGCGTCTAG
- a CDS encoding UDP-glucose dehydrogenase family protein, whose translation MKITVVGTGYVGLVSGACLADMGNDVMCLDVDAAKIALLRQGGIPIYEPGLEDLVRRNVQAGRLHFTDDVAQSVAFGDVQFIAVGTPPGEDGSADLKYVLAAAQNIARHMTSRKLIVDKSTVPVGTADKVRAVVQKELAARGVDIPFSVASNPEFLKEGAAINDFMSPDRVVVGADDDYTVGVMRRIYEPFQRTHDRLMVMDVRSAELTKYAANAMLATRISFMNEMANLAEALGADIEQVRRGIGADPRIGYHFLYPGAGYGGSCFPKDVQALVNTAAENSLPMRVIEAAEAANHAQKFRLSEKLVARYGNDLRGRKIALWGLSFKPNTDDMREAPSLTVIAELTRRGADVRAYDPVAMHEAARVLVGQPGISFATDMYDALDGADALLIATEWKVFRAPDFDRVKALLKTPVIIDGRNLYTPADVRALGFEYSGIGRA comes from the coding sequence ATGAAAATCACGGTCGTGGGTACCGGTTACGTGGGGTTGGTGTCGGGAGCGTGTCTGGCCGACATGGGCAACGACGTCATGTGTCTGGACGTGGACGCCGCAAAGATTGCCCTGTTGCGCCAAGGCGGCATCCCGATCTATGAGCCCGGCCTGGAAGACCTGGTCCGCCGCAACGTGCAGGCGGGCCGCCTGCATTTCACGGACGACGTGGCGCAAAGCGTGGCCTTTGGCGACGTGCAATTCATTGCCGTGGGCACGCCGCCCGGCGAAGACGGGTCCGCCGATTTGAAGTACGTGCTGGCCGCCGCGCAGAACATCGCGCGCCACATGACGTCCCGCAAACTGATCGTGGACAAGTCCACCGTGCCGGTCGGCACCGCCGACAAGGTGCGCGCCGTGGTGCAGAAGGAACTGGCCGCGCGCGGCGTGGACATCCCGTTCAGCGTGGCGTCCAACCCCGAATTCCTGAAGGAAGGCGCGGCCATCAATGACTTCATGAGCCCGGACCGCGTTGTCGTGGGCGCCGACGACGACTACACCGTCGGCGTGATGCGCCGTATCTACGAACCTTTCCAGCGCACCCACGACCGCCTGATGGTGATGGACGTGCGCTCGGCCGAGCTGACCAAGTACGCCGCCAACGCCATGCTGGCCACGCGCATCTCGTTCATGAATGAAATGGCGAACCTGGCTGAAGCGCTGGGTGCCGACATTGAACAGGTGCGCCGTGGCATCGGCGCGGACCCGCGCATCGGCTACCACTTCCTGTACCCGGGCGCGGGCTACGGCGGCTCGTGCTTTCCCAAGGACGTGCAGGCGCTGGTGAACACCGCCGCCGAAAATTCGCTGCCCATGCGCGTCATCGAAGCGGCCGAGGCTGCCAACCACGCTCAGAAATTCCGCTTGTCCGAAAAGCTTGTCGCGCGCTACGGCAACGATTTGCGCGGCCGCAAGATTGCGCTGTGGGGCCTGTCGTTCAAGCCGAACACCGACGACATGCGCGAAGCCCCCAGCCTGACGGTCATCGCCGAACTGACGCGCCGTGGCGCCGATGTGCGCGCCTACGACCCCGTGGCCATGCACGAGGCGGCCCGCGTGCTGGTCGGCCAGCCCGGCATCAGCTTCGCCACCGACATGTATGACGCGCTGGACGGCGCCGACGCGCTGTTGATCGCCACCGAATGGAAAGTCTTCCGCGCGCCCGACTTCGACCGCGTGAAGGCCCTGCTGAAAACCCCCGTCATCATCGATGGCCGCAACCTGTACACGCCGGCCGACGTACGCGCCCTGGGCTTCGAGTATTCCGGCATCGGACGCGCATGA
- a CDS encoding glycosyltransferase family 4 protein has translation MKILQLNFEKGWRGGERQTLYCMRAFRKAGHDVEVMCREGAPLAERARQEGFVAHTCRNVPGQLAFLAGAGRYDIIHAQTANTITWAVLTKWLHRRPVVFSRRTSFVVKPGDEWKTGFKWRHANLFVAISEMAAGEPRRLGIEPVIIRSAVEPHAIDAENVAKLVQEFDLAGKKVMATSAALIRDKDPVTLVRAVGELAKTRRDFIFLHFGAGGDREQQAKDEARRLGIEDVYRFAGFRKGVEDFYSILDVFVMSSEEEALGSSVLDAFLQHVPVVSTDAGGLKESLADGRGVLVAVGDHQAMAAGMARCLDDAAFRKDVTDRAYEYVKNEHDVQKMGNRYLAQFERLLGRA, from the coding sequence ATGAAGATCCTGCAACTGAACTTCGAGAAGGGCTGGCGCGGCGGCGAACGGCAGACGCTGTATTGCATGCGCGCCTTCCGCAAAGCGGGCCACGACGTCGAGGTGATGTGCCGGGAAGGCGCGCCGCTGGCCGAGCGCGCGCGCCAGGAAGGGTTTGTTGCCCACACCTGCCGCAACGTGCCGGGGCAATTGGCTTTTTTGGCGGGGGCGGGCCGCTACGACATCATCCACGCGCAAACGGCCAACACCATCACCTGGGCCGTGCTGACCAAATGGCTGCATCGTCGCCCCGTCGTGTTCTCGCGCCGCACCTCGTTTGTAGTGAAGCCTGGCGACGAATGGAAGACCGGTTTCAAGTGGCGCCATGCCAACCTGTTCGTGGCCATCAGCGAGATGGCCGCCGGTGAGCCGCGCCGCCTGGGCATTGAACCCGTCATCATCCGCAGCGCGGTGGAGCCCCACGCCATCGACGCTGAAAACGTCGCCAAGCTGGTGCAGGAATTCGACCTGGCCGGCAAGAAGGTCATGGCCACGTCCGCCGCGCTGATCCGCGACAAAGACCCCGTGACCCTGGTGCGCGCCGTGGGCGAACTGGCCAAGACGCGGCGCGATTTCATCTTCCTGCACTTTGGCGCGGGCGGTGACCGTGAGCAGCAAGCCAAGGACGAAGCGCGCCGCCTGGGTATCGAAGACGTCTACCGCTTCGCGGGCTTTCGCAAAGGCGTCGAAGACTTCTACAGCATCCTTGACGTATTTGTGATGAGTTCAGAAGAAGAAGCGCTGGGCAGCAGCGTGCTGGACGCTTTCTTGCAGCATGTGCCCGTGGTCTCCACCGACGCGGGCGGCCTGAAGGAAAGCCTGGCCGATGGCCGAGGCGTGCTGGTGGCCGTGGGCGACCATCAAGCCATGGCAGCCGGCATGGCCCGCTGCCTGGACGACGCGGCATTCCGTAAAGACGTCACCGATCGCGCGTATGAATACGTGAAGAACGAACACGACGTGCAGAAGATGGGGAACCGGTATCTGGCGCAGTTCGAGCGGCTGCTGGGGCGGGCTTAG
- a CDS encoding nucleotidyl transferase AbiEii/AbiGii toxin family protein, translated as MTKTTLADIQKHREAGPWRTLEARAQRLVDDARHHGGESFKPVLGGGTRLMLALDHRISDDVDLFVDSPAWLPYISPRLNDMFESELAGYNEDNAHVKLRFAEGEIDFVVAAPLLPASTNTWNPPADETSFPMESPAEVLAKKLFFRGWALTARDLFDWVILQTEGPAGAVPEKALATLLNAKLEGIDTALSHMAQRHSQRLAWERIRTHHLPDFDWATQWAKARLTQWSQLEHPARLPPSA; from the coding sequence GTGACCAAGACCACGCTTGCCGATATCCAAAAGCATCGCGAGGCCGGCCCGTGGAGAACACTTGAAGCGCGTGCGCAAAGGCTCGTTGACGACGCCCGCCATCATGGGGGCGAATCGTTTAAGCCCGTATTGGGCGGCGGCACACGCCTGATGCTGGCGCTAGACCATCGAATCAGCGACGACGTCGATCTTTTCGTTGATTCGCCCGCTTGGCTTCCCTACATTTCGCCACGCCTGAACGATATGTTTGAAAGCGAGCTTGCCGGATACAACGAAGACAACGCGCACGTGAAATTGCGTTTTGCCGAAGGCGAAATCGACTTTGTCGTCGCCGCCCCCCTGCTTCCCGCCTCGACAAACACGTGGAATCCGCCTGCCGACGAAACGAGCTTTCCGATGGAGTCTCCCGCGGAAGTCCTAGCCAAGAAACTATTCTTCCGTGGATGGGCGCTTACCGCACGCGACTTGTTCGATTGGGTGATCCTTCAAACAGAAGGGCCAGCGGGCGCCGTCCCTGAAAAAGCGCTGGCGACGTTGCTAAACGCCAAGCTGGAAGGGATAGATACCGCGCTGTCGCACATGGCGCAGCGGCATTCGCAGCGTCTGGCTTGGGAGCGGATTCGTACGCATCATTTGCCGGATTTTGACTGGGCTACGCAATGGGCCAAGGCGCGTTTGACGCAATGGTCTCAGCTGGAACACCCAGCCAGACTCCCTCCGTCGGCTTAA
- a CDS encoding Lrp/AsnC family transcriptional regulator — protein sequence MHNTSISPPELDDLDLRILEQLQADNSLTNQDLAARVHASPPTCLRRVRRLVDEGVIERQVAILAAEKLGSTLTAIVEITLDVQAAESLDAFEQSMLTEPAVLQCYRVSPGPDFVVIAQVKDMPAYHALVHRAFTAQANVRNVRTFFSVHRAKFETRIDVRG from the coding sequence ATGCACAACACGTCGATTTCCCCGCCTGAACTGGACGATTTGGATCTGCGCATCCTCGAGCAGCTGCAAGCCGACAACTCGCTGACCAACCAGGATCTGGCGGCACGCGTGCATGCGTCGCCCCCCACCTGCCTGCGCCGCGTTCGGCGCCTGGTGGACGAAGGGGTCATCGAAAGGCAGGTCGCGATACTTGCCGCTGAAAAACTGGGCAGCACCTTGACGGCGATCGTCGAGATCACGCTGGACGTGCAAGCGGCCGAGAGCCTGGATGCGTTCGAACAAAGCATGCTGACCGAACCGGCGGTGCTGCAGTGCTACCGCGTGTCGCCAGGACCGGATTTCGTGGTGATCGCCCAGGTAAAAGACATGCCCGCCTACCACGCCCTGGTGCACCGCGCGTTCACCGCCCAGGCCAACGTGCGCAACGTGCGCACATTCTTTTCGGTGCACCGCGCCAAGTTCGAAACCAGGATTGATGTGCGGGGGTGA
- the glmS gene encoding glutamine--fructose-6-phosphate transaminase (isomerizing), whose translation MCGIVGAVAQRDITPILVEGLKRLEYRGYDSCGVAVYADGNLRRTRSTQRVAELADQVAQDKVQGFTGIAHTRWATHGVPATHNAHPHFSHLGNDEPRIALVHNGIIENHDELRAELQAVGYVFESQTDTEVIAHLVNHLYAGDLFEAVQNAVRRLHGAYAIAVFCRDEPHRVVGARQGSPLVVGVGQNENFLASDALALAGTTDQIIYLEDGDVVDLQLSRVWIVDANGKNVDREVHTVHVHTGAAELGPYRHYMQKEIFEQPRAVGDTLQDIESISPELFGDEAYKIFKDIDSLLILACGTSYYAGLTAKYWIESLAKIPVAVEIASEYRYRDSVPNPRSLVVTISQSGETADTLAALKHARSLGMDKTLTICNVSTSAMVRECKLSYITRAGVEIGVASTKAFTTQLTALFLLTLALAQVRGHLNDEQEAEHLKALRHLPVAIGSVLALEPQIMAWADRFASKENALFLGRGMHYPIALEGALKLKEISYIHAEAYPAGELKHGPLALVTEHMPVVTIAPKDELLEKLKSNMQEVRARGGELYVFADADSKIQSAEGMHVIRMPENYGKLSPILHTIPLQLLSYHTACARGTDVDKPRNLAKSVTVE comes from the coding sequence ATGTGCGGCATTGTTGGCGCCGTCGCCCAGCGCGACATCACCCCTATCCTGGTTGAAGGTCTGAAGCGGCTGGAATATCGCGGCTACGACTCTTGCGGCGTCGCCGTGTACGCCGACGGCAATCTGCGCCGTACGCGCAGCACGCAGCGCGTGGCCGAGTTGGCGGACCAGGTGGCCCAGGACAAGGTCCAGGGTTTCACGGGCATCGCCCACACGCGTTGGGCCACCCACGGCGTGCCCGCCACGCACAACGCCCACCCGCATTTTTCGCACCTGGGCAACGACGAACCGCGCATCGCGCTGGTGCACAACGGCATCATCGAAAACCACGACGAACTGCGCGCTGAGCTGCAGGCCGTGGGTTACGTCTTTGAAAGCCAGACCGACACCGAAGTCATCGCGCACCTGGTGAACCACCTGTACGCGGGCGACCTGTTCGAAGCGGTGCAGAACGCCGTGCGCCGCCTGCATGGCGCGTACGCCATTGCCGTGTTCTGCCGCGACGAGCCGCATCGCGTGGTGGGCGCTCGCCAAGGTTCGCCGCTGGTGGTGGGCGTGGGTCAGAACGAGAACTTCCTGGCGTCCGACGCGCTGGCGCTGGCCGGCACGACCGATCAGATCATCTACCTGGAAGACGGCGACGTCGTCGACCTGCAGCTCTCGCGCGTGTGGATCGTGGACGCCAACGGCAAGAACGTGGACCGTGAAGTGCACACCGTGCACGTGCACACGGGTGCCGCCGAACTCGGCCCGTATCGCCACTACATGCAAAAGGAAATCTTCGAGCAGCCGCGCGCCGTTGGCGACACGCTGCAAGACATCGAATCGATTTCGCCCGAGCTGTTCGGCGACGAGGCCTACAAGATCTTCAAGGACATCGATTCGCTGTTGATCCTGGCGTGCGGCACGAGCTACTACGCCGGCCTGACCGCCAAGTACTGGATTGAATCGCTTGCGAAGATTCCGGTGGCCGTTGAAATCGCCAGCGAATACCGCTACCGCGACAGCGTGCCCAACCCGCGTTCGCTGGTCGTCACGATCTCGCAGTCCGGCGAAACCGCCGACACGCTGGCGGCGCTGAAGCACGCGCGTTCGCTGGGCATGGACAAGACGCTGACCATCTGCAACGTGTCCACCAGCGCCATGGTGCGCGAGTGCAAGCTGTCGTACATCACGCGCGCCGGCGTTGAAATCGGCGTGGCGTCCACCAAGGCCTTCACCACGCAGTTGACCGCGCTGTTCCTGCTGACGCTGGCGTTGGCGCAAGTGCGCGGCCACCTCAACGACGAGCAGGAAGCCGAGCACCTGAAGGCGCTGCGCCACCTGCCCGTGGCCATTGGTTCGGTGCTGGCGCTGGAGCCGCAGATCATGGCCTGGGCCGACCGCTTCGCGTCCAAGGAAAACGCCCTGTTCCTGGGCCGTGGCATGCACTACCCGATCGCACTGGAAGGCGCGCTGAAGCTGAAGGAAATCAGCTACATCCACGCCGAAGCCTACCCGGCCGGCGAACTCAAGCACGGCCCGCTGGCGCTGGTGACGGAGCACATGCCCGTCGTGACCATCGCGCCCAAGGACGAGCTGCTGGAAAAGCTGAAGTCCAACATGCAGGAAGTGCGCGCGCGCGGCGGCGAGCTTTATGTGTTCGCCGATGCCGACAGCAAGATCCAAAGCGCCGAAGGCATGCACGTGATCCGCATGCCGGAAAACTACGGCAAGCTGTCGCCGATTCTGCACACGATCCCGCTGCAACTGCTGTCGTATCACACGGCCTGCGCACGGGGTACGGATGTGGACAAGCCGCGGAATCTGGCGAAGAGCGTGACGGTGGAGTGA
- a CDS encoding Bug family tripartite tricarboxylate transporter substrate binding protein produces MKLAITLAAASALAFSSIAAADNYPTKPIRLIIPFAVGGSTDNLGRVLAARLSEKLGQQVVADNRPGAGGNIGTDLVAKAPADGYTLLFATEGTLGINPSLYKRLPFDPDKDFTPIALFASVPNILVVNPKVQTKSVEELVAYAKGKPASLNMGSAGNGTTNHLSGELFQAMTGTSFTHVPYKGSGPAMVDLLANQIQLMFDNLPGSLPQVKAGGLRALAVTSARRSPLLPDVPTMAEAGVPGYDVEVWFGVAAPKGLPTQTLAILSKTITEISQEPATTAKILNIGATPLTSTPSEFGQQIRSAREKWAPIVAQSGATID; encoded by the coding sequence ATGAAGCTTGCCATCACGCTTGCCGCCGCCTCGGCGCTGGCATTTTCATCCATCGCGGCCGCGGATAACTACCCGACGAAGCCGATTCGCCTGATCATCCCATTCGCCGTGGGAGGCAGCACCGACAACCTGGGCCGGGTGTTGGCCGCGCGCCTTTCGGAGAAACTTGGCCAGCAAGTCGTGGCGGACAACCGACCCGGCGCCGGCGGCAACATCGGCACGGACCTCGTCGCCAAGGCGCCCGCCGATGGGTACACGCTGCTGTTCGCCACCGAAGGCACCTTGGGCATCAACCCTTCCCTCTACAAGCGGCTGCCATTCGACCCGGACAAGGACTTCACCCCCATCGCGCTGTTCGCCAGCGTACCCAACATCCTGGTCGTCAATCCCAAGGTCCAGACCAAGAGCGTGGAGGAACTGGTCGCCTATGCCAAGGGCAAGCCCGCAAGCCTGAACATGGGCTCGGCCGGCAACGGCACAACCAACCATCTTTCGGGTGAACTGTTCCAGGCAATGACCGGCACGTCGTTCACGCACGTCCCCTACAAGGGCAGCGGCCCGGCGATGGTTGATCTGCTGGCCAACCAGATCCAGTTGATGTTCGACAACCTGCCGGGTTCCTTGCCGCAGGTGAAGGCCGGCGGCCTGCGCGCCCTGGCCGTAACCAGCGCCAGGCGCTCGCCCTTGCTGCCGGACGTGCCGACCATGGCCGAGGCCGGCGTGCCAGGTTATGACGTCGAGGTGTGGTTCGGCGTGGCGGCGCCCAAAGGCCTGCCCACGCAGACGCTTGCGATCCTGTCCAAGACGATCACCGAAATCTCGCAGGAGCCGGCCACGACAGCGAAGATCCTGAATATCGGCGCAACGCCCTTGACGTCCACGCCATCCGAGTTCGGCCAGCAGATCCGTAGCGCGCGCGAAAAATGGGCGCCGATCGTGGCGCAGTCCGGCGCGACCATCGATTGA
- the argH gene encoding argininosuccinate lyase, giving the protein MESKVSRRLQQATAQEVCDHIYLPRLNREFNSGFVYLSDINQAHLLMLAHAGLMPRESAIGLAQALQQMERDGPAAVPLDPQREDAYFNYEAQLMRLAGAEAGGRLHVARSRNDILATHDRLRARDAGLDVLDALNNVREVAISRAQQYAGVVMPGYTHLQSAQPITYGHYLIAAADAIARDAARIEQALAHIDACPLGAGALAGTTFPIRRDDTARLLGFGHCVANSLDAVASRDFAWELMSAMTIASLTWGRIAQDFYVWATPEFGLIHFPDRVAGTSSIMPQKKNPVVVEYLKGKTSHLIALFTGSMTAVKGTHFTHSGDGNRESMRSFWESADECIRCLTLFRLVLDAAEPVEQTMLRKARTDFSTATDLADALVRESGLSFREAHHVVGAVVRQAIDADLAADEITAEMVNAAASQQTGRDIRLDAASVQRCLDPLASVQARSAHGGPAPILSAQRIAELRDALEAARTLAAARRASVAAARATLKQEIAALASAPLH; this is encoded by the coding sequence ATGGAATCGAAGGTCAGTCGCCGCTTGCAGCAAGCCACCGCCCAGGAAGTCTGCGACCACATCTACCTGCCGCGCTTGAACCGCGAGTTCAACAGCGGCTTCGTCTATCTTTCCGACATCAACCAGGCGCACTTGCTCATGCTGGCGCACGCTGGCCTGATGCCTCGGGAATCGGCGATTGGCCTGGCGCAGGCGCTGCAGCAAATGGAACGGGATGGCCCCGCGGCGGTGCCGCTGGACCCGCAGCGTGAAGACGCCTATTTCAACTACGAAGCGCAGTTGATGCGCCTTGCGGGCGCGGAGGCAGGGGGCCGTCTGCACGTGGCGCGCAGCCGCAATGACATCCTTGCCACCCACGACAGGTTGCGGGCGCGCGATGCCGGTCTAGACGTGCTCGACGCGCTGAACAACGTTCGGGAAGTGGCGATATCCCGCGCGCAGCAGTACGCCGGTGTGGTCATGCCGGGCTACACGCATCTGCAATCGGCGCAGCCGATCACTTACGGCCATTACCTGATCGCGGCCGCGGACGCCATTGCCCGCGATGCCGCCCGCATCGAGCAGGCGCTGGCTCACATTGATGCCTGTCCGCTAGGCGCTGGCGCGCTTGCGGGCACGACCTTCCCCATCCGGCGCGACGACACCGCGCGACTCCTGGGCTTTGGCCATTGCGTGGCCAATTCGCTCGACGCCGTGGCGTCGCGGGATTTCGCCTGGGAACTGATGTCGGCCATGACCATCGCGTCCTTGACCTGGGGAAGGATTGCCCAGGACTTCTACGTATGGGCCACCCCCGAGTTCGGGCTCATCCACTTTCCCGATCGCGTCGCGGGGACGTCAAGCATCATGCCGCAGAAGAAGAACCCCGTGGTGGTCGAGTATTTGAAAGGCAAGACCAGCCACCTGATCGCGCTGTTCACCGGCTCGATGACGGCGGTGAAAGGCACCCACTTCACGCATAGCGGCGACGGCAACAGGGAGAGCATGCGCAGCTTCTGGGAAAGCGCCGACGAGTGTATCCGCTGCCTGACGCTGTTCCGCCTGGTATTGGATGCCGCGGAACCTGTCGAACAAACCATGCTGCGCAAGGCCAGAACCGATTTCTCGACCGCGACCGACCTGGCCGACGCCCTGGTGCGCGAGTCGGGTCTGTCGTTTCGCGAGGCCCATCATGTGGTGGGCGCGGTGGTGCGCCAGGCCATTGATGCCGACCTGGCGGCTGACGAGATCACGGCGGAAATGGTCAACGCCGCCGCCTCGCAACAGACCGGACGCGACATCCGCCTGGACGCGGCATCGGTGCAGCGATGCCTGGATCCGCTGGCCAGCGTGCAGGCCCGTTCGGCCCACGGCGGCCCCGCGCCGATCCTGTCGGCCCAACGTATTGCCGAACTGCGTGACGCCCTGGAGGCGGCCAGGACGCTGGCGGCGGCGCGCCGCGCTTCCGTCGCCGCCGCGCGCGCCACGCTCAAGCAAGAGATAGCGGCACTGGCTTCGGCGCCGCTGCACTAA